The following coding sequences are from one Zalophus californianus isolate mZalCal1 chromosome 5, mZalCal1.pri.v2, whole genome shotgun sequence window:
- the LOC113929438 gene encoding LOW QUALITY PROTEIN: protocadherin alpha-3 (The sequence of the model RefSeq protein was modified relative to this genomic sequence to represent the inferred CDS: inserted 1 base in 1 codon), whose protein sequence is MPTATRSWKRRNEIKSSLRVDNLFKERIHTGKEAREPCVCCSPFCSSQPGRXGSGQVHYSVAEEAKHGTFVGRIAQDLGLELAELVPRLFRVASKGHGDLLEVNLQNGILFVNSRIDREELCRRSAECSLHLEVIVDRPLQVFHVVVEVKDINDNPPVFRAREQRLFIPESRLVDSRFPIEGAADEDIGTNALLTYTLSPSDYFSLDVQASDELSKSLSLELRKSLDREETPELHLLLTATDGGKPELEGTVQLLITVLDVNDNAPLFAQAVYRVHLLESTANGTLVTTLNASDADEGVNGEIVFSFGSDVPLNIQKNFKIDSNSGEIRLIGRLDYEETKSYEIQVKAVDKGNPPMSNHCKVLVKVLDVNDNAPQLAITPLSLPVREDTPLGTVIAFVSVSDRDSGVYGQVTCSLMPHIPFKLVSTFKNYYSLVLDSALDRESVANYELVVTARDGGSPSLSTTASMYVEVADVNDNAPAFAQPEYTVFVKENNPPGCHIFTVSARDADAQENALVSYSLVERRVGERALSSYVSVHAESGKVYALQPLDHEELELLQFQVSARDAGVPPLGSNVTLQVFVLDENDNAPALLPRPGTGGGGGGGGAVSELVSRSVGAGHVVAKVRAVDADSGYNAWLSYELQPAAGGARSPFRVALYTGEISTTRTLDEADSPRQRLLVLVKDHGEPALTATATVLLSLVESGQAPKASSRVLAGAAGAETALVDVNVYLIIAICAVSSLLVLTLLLYTALRCSAPPAEGACAPGKPTLVCSSAVGSWSYSQQRRQRVCSGEGPPKTDLMAFSPSLPQVPDSAEERQQPSESEHLGKFGSRPERHNIWKRLARVFSRREEGPGARRLLLSLLLLTVWETGSGQVHYSVLEEAKHGTFVGRIAQDLGLELAELVPRLFRVASKGHGDLLEVNLQNGILFVNSRIDREELCGRSAECSIHLEVIVDRPLQVFHVEVEVKDINDNQPVFPVALKKLFIYESRPPGSRIPLEGASDADIGANSLLTYSLNSNDYFTLDIKRNDDNIKSLGLVLRKVLDREDIPEHHLLVTAVDGGKPELTGTTQVKITLLDVNDNAPEFERTVYRVSLFENAPNGTLAVIVNASDLDEGVNKDIVYSFNTDMSADTLLKFHLDPVSGYISIKGNIDFEETKLYEIQVDATDKGTPPMTGHCTVLVEILDTNDNVPDLVIKSLSLPVLEDAPLGTVIALISVSDRDSGANGQLTCTLSPHVPFKLVSTFKNYYSLVLDSALDRESVANYELVVTARDGGSPSLSTTASMYVEVADVNDNAPAFAQPEYTVFVKENNPPGCHIFTVSARDADAQENALVSYSLVERRVGERALSSYVSVHAESGKVYALQPLDHEELELLQFQVSARDAGVPPLGSNVTLQVFVLDENDNAPALLPRPGTGGGGGGGGAVSELVSRSVGAGHVVAKVRAVDADSGYNAWLSYELQPAAGGARSPFRVALYTGEISTTRTLDEADSPRQRLLVLVKDHGEPALTATATVLLSLVESGQAPKASSRVLAGAAGAETALVDVNVYLIIAICAVSSLLVLTLLLYTALRCSAPPAEGACAPGKPTLVCSSAVGSWSYSQQRRQRVCSGEGPPKTDLMAFSPSLPPGPVGGDKEQLNVDVDLSAKPRQPNPDWRYSASLRAGMHSSVHLEEAGILRAGPGGPDQQWPTVSSATPEPEAGEVSPPVGAGVNSNSWTFKYGPGNPKQSGPEPKKQTQVSFLLRRKGEASQSRQ, encoded by the exons GAAAGGAGGCAAGGGAGCCCTGCGTTTGTTGCTCTCCGTTCTGCTCCTCGCAGCCTGGAA CTGGGAGTGGTCAGGTCCACTACTCGGTCGCCGAGGAGGCCAAACACGGCACCTTCGTGGGCCGCATCGCCCAAGACTTGGGGCTGGAGCTGGCAGAGCTGGTGCCGCGCCTTTTCCGGGTGGCGTCCAAAGGCCACGGGGACCTTCTGGAGGTAAATCTGCAGAATGGCATTTTGTTTGTGAATTCTCGGATCGACCGGGAGGAGCTGTGCAGGCGGAGCGCGGAGTGCAGCCTCCACCTGGAGGTGATCGTGGACAGGCCGCTGCAGGTTTTCCatgtggtggtggaggtgaaggACATTAATGATAACCCACCGGTTTTCAGAGCAAGAGAACAAAGGTTATTTATTCCTGAATCTAGACTGGTGGATTCACGTTTCCCGATAGAGGGCGCTGCTGATGAGGACATTGGTACCAACGCTCTTCTAACTTACACCCTCAGCCCCAGCGATTATTTCTCTTTGGATGTACAGGCAAGTGATGAACTCAGTAAGTCACTTTCACTTGAATTGAGGAAATCTTTGGATAGAGAAGAAACACCAGAACTTCATTTATTATTGACAGCCACTGATGGGGGCAAACCAGAGCTGGAAGGTACAGTTCAGCTGCTGATCACAGTGCTGGACGTTAATGATAATGCCCCATTGTTTGCCCAGGCTGTGTACAGAGTCCATTTATTAGAAAGTACAGCAAATGGAACATTAGTGACTACATTAAACGCCTCTGATGCCGATGAAGGTGTAAATGGAgaaattgttttttcctttggcagTGATGTTCCTCTAAACATtcaaaaaaacttcaaaattgaTTCCAACTCAGGAGAAATTAGGCTAATTGGTAGACTGGattatgaagaaacaaaatcctATGAAATTCAGGTAAAAGCAGTTGATAAAGGAAATCCTCCAATGTCGAATCACTGCAAGGTTTTAGTGAAAGTGCTGGATGTAAATGACAATGCTCCACAACTGGCAATCACACCTCTGTCTTTGCCGGTCAGAGAGGACACTCCACTTGGCACCGTCATCGCCTTTGTCTCCGTGTCCGACCGTGACTCCGGTGTCTATGGGCAGGTGACCTGCTCTCTGATGCCTCATATCCCCTTCAAGCTGGTGTCCACCTTCAAGAATTACTATTCGCTGGTGCTGGACAGCGCCCTGGACCGAGAGAGCGTGGCGAACTATGAGCTGGTGGTGACAGCACGAGACGGGGGATCGCCTTCGCTGTCCACCACAGCTAGCATGTACGTTGAGGTGGCGGACGTGAACGACAACGCGCCGGCATTCGCGCAGCCCGAGTACACGGTGTTCGTGAAGGAGAACAACCCGCCCGGCTGCCACATCTTCACGGTGTCTGCGCGGGACGCCGACGCGCAGGAGAACGCGCTGGTGTCCTACTCGCTGGTGGAGCGGCGCGTGGGCGAGCGTGCGCTGTCGAGCTACGTGTCGGTGCACGCGGAGAGCGGCAAGGTGTACGCGCTGCAGCCGCTGGACCACGAGGAGCTGGAGCTGCTGCAGTTCCAAGTGAGCGCGCGCGACGCGGGCGTGCCTCCCCTGGGCAGCAACGTGACGCTGCAGGTGTTCGTGCTGGACGAGAACGACAACGCGCCCGCGCTGCTGCCGCGGCCGGGgacgggcggcggcggcggcggcggcggcgctgtgAGCGAGCTGGTGTCGCGGTCGGTGGGCGCGGGCCACGTGGTGGCGAAGGTGCGCGCGGTGGACGCCGACTCTGGCTACAACGCGTGGCTGTCGTATGAGCTGCAGCCGGCGGCGGGTGGAGCGCGCAGCCCGTTCCGCGTGGCGCTGTACACGGGCGAGATCAGCACGACGCGCACCCTGGACGAGGCGGACTCGCCGCGCCAGCGCCTGCTGGTGCTGGTGAAGGACCACGGCGAGCCGGCGCTCACGGCCACCGCCACTGTGTTGCTGTCGCTGGTGGAGAGCGGCCAGGCGCCCAAGGCGTCGTCGCGGGTGCTGGCGGGCGCCGCTGGCGCCGAGACGGCGCTGGTGGATGTCAACGTGTACCTGATCATCGCCATCTGCGCGGTGTCCAGCCTGTTGGTGCTCACGCTGCTGCTGTACACGGCGCTGCGCTGCTCGGCTCCGCCCGCGGAGGGCGCGTGCGCGCCTGGGAAGCCCACGCTGGTGTGCTCCAGCGCGGTGGGGAGCTGGTCGTACTCGCAGCAGAGGCGGCAGAGGGTGTGCTCCGGGGAGGGCCCGCCCAAGACTGACCTCATGGCCTTCAGCCCCAGCCTACCTCAAGTTCCAGACTCCGCAGAAGAAAGACAACAACCCTCAGAATCAGAACACTTAGGAAAG TTTGGATCGAGGCCAGAACGTCACAATATTTGGAAAAGGCTTGCAAGGGTGTTTTCACGGAGAGAAGAAGGTCCAGGAGCCCGGCGATTACTGCTTTCGCTTCTGCTCCTCACAGTCTGGGAGACTGGGAGCGGCCAGGTTCATTACTCAGTCCTGGAGGAGGCCAAACACGGCACCTTCGTGGGCCGCATCGCCCAGGATTTGGGGCTGGAGCTGGCGGAGCTGGTGCCACGCCTGTTCCGGGTGGCGTCCAAAGGCCACGGGGACCTTCTAGAGGTAAATCTGCAGAATGGCATTTTGTTTGTGAATTCTCGGATTGACCGGGAGGAGCTGTGCGGGCGGAGCGCGGAGTGCAGCATCCACCTGGAGGTGATCGTGGACAGGCCGCTGCAGGTTTTCCATGTGGAGGTGGAGGTGAAAGACATTAACGACAACCAGCCGGTTTTCCCGgtggcattaaaaaaattatttatttatgaatccCGGCCGCCTGGTTCTCGGATTCCGCTAGAGGGCGCGTCAGATGCAGATATTGGAGCCAATTCTCTGTTGACCTACAGTCTTAACTCTAACGATTATTTTACCTTGGATATTAAAAGAAATGATGATAATATTAAATCCCTTGGACTCGTGTTGAGAAAAGTTTTAGATCGCGAGGACATTCCTGAACATCACTTACTAGTAACGGCAGTTGATGGTGGGAAACCAGAGCTCACCGGAACTACTCAAGTGAAGATCACCCTTCTAGATGTAAACGACAACGCCCCAGAGTTTGAGAGGACTGTCTACAGAGTCAGTTTATTCGAAAATGCACCAAACGGTACCCTAGCAGTGATTGTTAACGCCTCTGATTTGGATGAAGGAGTAAATAAGgacattgtatattctttcaaTACAGACATGTCAGCAGATACTCTTTTGAAATTTCACTTAGACCCAGTTAGTGGATACATCAGTATAAAAGGTAATATAGATTTCGAGGAAACTAAGTTATATGAAATCCAGGTAGACGCGACAGATAAAGGAACTCCCCCAATGACAGGTCACTGCACGGTTCTGGTGGAAATTTTGGACACCAATGATAATGTACCTGACTTGGTTATCAAATCACTATCATTACCTGTATTAGAAGATGCTCCCCTCGGCACGGTCATTGCCCTAATCAGTGTGTCTGACCGCGACTCTGGTGCCAATGGGCAGTTGACCTGCACCCTGTCACCCCACGTTCCTTTCAAGCTGGTGTCCACCTTCAAAAACTACTATTCGCTGGTGCTGGACAGCGCCCTGGACCGAGAGAGCGTGGCGAACTATGAGCTGGTGGTGACAGCACGAGACGGGGGATCGCCTTCGCTGTCCACCACAGCTAGCATGTACGTTGAGGTGGCGGACGTGAACGACAACGCGCCGGCATTCGCGCAGCCCGAGTACACGGTGTTCGTGAAGGAGAACAACCCGCCCGGCTGCCACATCTTCACGGTGTCTGCGCGGGACGCCGACGCGCAGGAGAACGCGCTGGTGTCCTACTCGCTGGTGGAGCGGCGCGTGGGCGAGCGTGCGCTGTCGAGCTACGTGTCGGTGCACGCGGAGAGCGGCAAGGTGTACGCGCTGCAGCCGCTGGACCACGAGGAGCTGGAGCTGCTGCAGTTCCAAGTGAGCGCGCGCGACGCGGGCGTGCCTCCCCTGGGCAGCAACGTGACGCTGCAGGTGTTCGTGCTGGACGAGAACGACAACGCGCCCGCGCTGCTGCCGCGGCCGGGgacgggcggcggcggcggcggcggcggcgctgtgAGCGAGCTGGTGTCGCGGTCGGTGGGCGCGGGCCACGTGGTGGCGAAGGTGCGCGCGGTGGACGCCGACTCTGGCTACAACGCGTGGCTGTCGTATGAGCTGCAGCCGGCGGCGGGTGGCGCGCGCAGCCCGTTCCGCGTGGCGCTGTACACGGGCGAGATCAGCACGACGCGCACCCTGGACGAGGCGGACTCGCCGCGCCAGCGCCTGCTGGTGCTGGTGAAGGACCACGGCGAGCCGGCGCTCACGGCCACCGCCACTGTGTTGCTGTCGCTGGTGGAGAGCGGCCAGGCGCCCAAGGCGTCGTCGCGGGTGCTGGCGGGCGCCGCTGGCGCCGAGACGGCGCTGGTGGATGTCAACGTGTACCTGATCATCGCCATCTGCGCGGTGTCCAGCCTGTTGGTGCTCACGCTGCTGCTGTACACGGCGCTGCGCTGCTCGGCTCCGCCCGCGGAGGGCGCGTGCGCGCCTGGGAAGCCCACGCTGGTGTGCTCCAGCGCGGTGGGGAGCTGGTCGTACTCGCAGCAGAGGCGGCAGAGGGTGTGCTCCGGGGAGGGCCCGCCCAAGACCGACCTCATGGCCTTCAGTCCCAGCCTTCCACCTGGTCCCGTTGGCGGGGATAAAGAGCAGTTGAATGTGGACGTTGATCTTTCTGCTAAA